The window ATCAAGGTAATCCTCATTCTGGATTTTCCACACAGCGTAACCCGCAATTTTGCATTTCCACTAAATGTAACTAGTGTGTCCATCAGTTACTGTAAGTGCTATCACAAGAGTTCCGGCAATCTGCTGTCTTGCGTAACACTTTTTTGTGCTGAAGGAGACATCGTCACCTCATTGTTTCGCCCCATGGTGAATCCCGTTTCAGCGCAATATCACAACAAATACGTGCAGCATCCCCACGAGAAGCACTCAGACTGTTAGAGACAGAAATTGAAGAATCCCGTGAAAAGTGATTGGAAGGTCTTGCCGGAAAAAACTGAAAGGGGGACACAAAAAAGACTGAGttcaatttaacaaaaatatttatttaacaaagatAAAACAAACCGTAAAACTGCCTGCACAAATAGGAAGTAGAAAAATTCTGTGAAACAATCCGTCTTTGAGTAACACACAAAAAGGGTCAAAGACACTgagaaacaactgaaaaagcCTGATAAACGTAAAAAATTAACAATCCGACTGGATGAGATTGCCAAAGTAAGCCGTTATCGTCTTTAACTTGTTGTTCAGAAAGTTCTGCTCCACCTCCACTTTGCCTCCAGGTCCTGCAAGGGAGGCGATCTGTACGACAGGTAAGAGAAGAACACATTATGGTCATTTCGTGGGTCTTTCCATTGCAGTTCACAGATGCACTGGTCCTTCTGGGGCCGACTGGTACCCGGCTGGGTGGTTAGAACCACTGCGAGTCAGACAAGTTATAGGTTCAGTCTCCACAGCCACTCTCTACTGTACCTTTCAGTAATTCACTCATGTAATCTTGAGTGGAAGCCACATTCTCAGCAATATTTTTGTCTAAGGTGAAGATCATTCCTCTGACCATTTCTAAAATCAATGTGATCATAACTGCACTCtattgctttttaaaacagtttaaacaaaacacCATCATCCATTTAATTTGACACTTCTCCAAGCTCACACTGTGAGGTTAGTAAACTACTCACAATAACTGACATAttaatacagcagagcaatttccACTGTATCAGtacagggtaaataccttgattaagggaaccacagcaggaagtgggatttgaacccttgtcctttgactgcaaggcaacagttcCAACCGCCAcgcaacctgctgccccattgtGTAGAAATGTGAGCAGAACATGGGGTTCAACATCTCTCTCATGGTACTACAGGGAAGCAGGGTTTCATATTCTACCCCAGGGAATTTTAACTAAGTTatgctttaaacacacacaaaaaacaagtgTCTGGAAGGATGCTGGGTCTACCTCTGTTCACGATGACCAAAGTACACCATTAGAACTGAAGCTGGTTCTTCAGCCAACTTCCTCTTTCTTACAAGTCAGGCTGACGTCTAGTTACTCAGTTCACTGACTATCAGTCTTCAAACAaggaaatgctttaaaaaaaattctttggggggggggggagacaactCTAATGAAAGTCGCATGGAGCCTGTTATTACCCGCTGTGCTGTTCACTGCCTGCgcacacacctgcagcagagTGAGACTCGGTGCATGTGCTCACCTAATGGCCATTGCTTAGGGTTTGAGAAAGGAAAAGGGTGAGGGCTGCAGACTTCTCAAAAGCGCCACTGCTGTGGtttcactgaacaaaaacagaacTCCAGCTCATAAAAGAAACCAGATGGGAGAAAATGgaaggaaattaaaattatattcaaGAAATGCAACAGGGGAGTCTGATACTAGAAACTTACTGAAACTTTGAAAAGTGACTGGGACGTTTCTTTTTAAAGAGTAAGCACAACTGGATGAGGAAATAGTTCAGAAATGGACTTTAAACCACCACCGACACTGGGCATCGCCAATGTTTCACCTCGGGTATGACGTTAAGGACTGCTTTcagatgggatttttttcttctttttttaaatctctgatCCAGTTTATGAAGTTTAAGAATGGCTGACCTGGACGTGAAGATCATGGGGCAAACGTGCGTCTAACCCAGCGTTCGGGTCCGTCCCGCTGGAAGCCGACTAGAACGGCCCAGGCGCCCAGCGTGCCGGTACCGTGCGAGCGCTGCTCAGCGTCGGTCACTCTGCAGCGTCTGCATTATCGCCCAGCGCGTTAATAAACACGATATTTTAGGAGTTTCCTGTCACGTGACTTCTTCTGGTTGAACGAGCGTTTCCTGGAAGCATGACGGCCCCAAATCAGACCCACGGCTGAAAGGCTTAATACAAGGTCATCCGCTCCGTCATCTCGTCAGCTTGACCTTCCTGTTCTCTCAACGTGACCCGAGCGGCACAGAACCGGTGAGGCAACGGGCTCTTTACCTCACAGAGCTTTATTTCACCAAACCGGCTGCTCCTTTACGCCCAGTGATCGCAGGTTCACCTAAAGAGTCAAATTCCCCACAAACTAAGGCGCTGAAAGCCGAGCGTCCAAATGTCCAAACCTCTACTATTACATGGGCCATTAAACACGTCACTTCCCCCAACATGCTCAGCTGCCCCACATACTGCTCCGCAAACACAAGGACGACAGCAATGGCAAGATTAGAAAACACTTTACACCGGCGATCAAAATGACTTTCAGGTGTGAGGGGCAGCCAGTTGAGAGAATCAGCAGATTCACTGCTTCATGGTAAAACACAGTGCAGAACACAGTGAGCGCTGGCAGTTTGCTACTGCGGAGACAGGCACCAGGCAGGGCTTGTCCTCGGTTGACATTCATATCTCAAACTTGATTTAAACTAGTTTAACTTCTTACCTTCCAGccaaaaactaattttttttaatcagtcaTGCAGATGTATATAAAATTAAGTGATatttactaaaacaaaacttCAGGCATCACAGCAAAACATACCTAGTATCTTTGTAAAGAGGTGCACAGCGCCCTCACCAGGTTATGCCACAAAGTGTAACATCTAAAaagtgctttattattattactattactattaaatTCAGCCCAAAGTTACACTCGGCCTCCTGAACAaggaaaattgtttaaaataacacaaaattcaACCCGAAACTGATAATCTCACCTGATCCATGTCCGCGTTCCGAGGAAGAAAATACACAATGTTTTCCGAAATTATTCTGGCCAAGCGGAAAATTTCAAACGTAACAAAGTTAAGGAACGCAGTGGCTCAAGTGCGTGTTTCATGTCGAGAAGGAAAGACACATGAGACGTGAAGACCTTGgtgagaaaaatattaaaaaaaatgtaaaccccAGGAAACTTTACTGTCTACAAGTGTTACAACGAGCACTCCTCATAGCTGGTTACCGAAACAGAGGGACACGGGAGCGACCGCTCAGACTCACCCCCCACAGAGGCAATAATTATTCTACTGCTACAATAAAAACATCAGTAACAGCTCTACTTTTAATTCTGAACAAAAACCTGCCTACACGCAGCAGTTTTACACTGGTAAATAATCTGGGCCGGCAGAAGGATATCCATCGGGCGACATCATGGTCCTGATGTTGAAGACGTCTGCGTCGAGATAGTCGGGTCCACCCCATGGGGGGCTGAGGAACACCACGTCCCCCCGCAGCCGCGGCGCCACCTGCAGGAAGTCGCCCTGGATAAAGTCGATGCGGTCGGCCACTCCATACACCTCAGCGTTGTTGCGGGCGAGGCTCAGCCGCGGAGCATCGATGTCGATGGCCACCACTGCGGAGAGAGGAGGGAACAGCGATCATGAGCTGTCAACACTGTGTGTTCAACAGGAGGCTGTCAACTGACTCTGAATGCAAAACCAAGCTGTGGATCACAGCtcagctttacatttatctgaaagttttctccaaagaaatttacaattacttatcgaggggggtaatttttactagagcaatttagggtaagtaccttgctcaggggtcctacagctagagatggtaTTCGAACCTATAACCtcagggtccaaaggcagcagcactaagcGCTATGCTATCAGTTCTCCTTTACCATGAAGCACACAAGAACacaccaaaaaacacaaacctttaaaaaagaacagatgAACCAGTGTGCGAAACAGTAAGTGAATCAGTTTCATTGGCTGTGGTCTAATGTGAAACAGTGGCCACTAAGTTAAACTTCGCCCACAGGAAGTAGCTGTACCTTGGTTGCCAGTCAGAGCGAACTGGATGGCGTTGCCCCCCACTCCGCAGAAAGCATCGATGACTAGAAGCGGACGGGAGCGGTCGTGGACGCGCTTGGCAATGTGCCGGGCGATTTTCTCTGGGGTGACGGAGAACCAGCCCTCTGTGGCAAGACACGGACACGTCGTGTGCGGGGAGGCTCACGCAGACAAAAGACACACAGCGCGTGCCCAGGAGCCAGGATTCTTACCGTGGTCCAGCTTAATGCCCTCATCGAACCTGGAGAAAAGGCGGTAGCGCTGGACCCAGTACTTAGCCAAGTCCGGATCGGCAGCGATCTCAGGGGGCATTTTggccgttttcttttttttcttggtcttcTTCTTTCTGGGTGGGTTTGACGACTCTTCTGGAACACACAGACTCAACCTGTTATGCTCCCTTGCTCTGGTCATTTGTGTTCAACATACAGAGCAGGAAAAAACCGTATGCGGGTCATATTTTGCGGCGCCTGTACCAACCCTCGATGCCGGGCCCTGGTGGATCGGGCAGAAGGTAGTCCGGCAcgtccaaaggaagcagttcTCTCCCAGGTTCCACCTCTTGCTCCTCttgctcctcatcctcctcctttcCTACATGGAGGAGATGCAGACAGCGGGACTCAGGGTCCCCTTGGGCTCCCGGTTCTGAGCTGCATGGAGTGTCGGTCTGTCCTTCCTCCTCCAAGCCCATTTCCTCCTCAAGGCTATCACCCAGAGGGTGTGACCCGGCCGGGACCCCGACAACACCTGTGTCAGGCTCTGCCTCCTTTTGAACCCGTTGCAAAAAATTCTTCACCTGAGGGTAAAAACACGGCTTCTGAAACAACCTAAATAAATGCCTAATTTCACTCACTCATGTGATCATCATTCGCCCGCCTGGTCGCCCTCCCTTTGTAACCAAAATGGGGCTAATAATTTTCACACTTTCAGCGTTTATAAAACAAGCCCTTTGGATGAGGTACAGAAGAACACCCACTACtttaaaacaacacattaatgtttcttttttccccccaaaatcTCTGAACGGTCAGGTctcactttgctcaaggatctGCTCCTGGTGGGTGTCGCAATCTCGCCGTCCTCTGTGAAAAAGATGTGCTGGTTGCGCCGCCGAGGCTTCGACGCCCCTCCAACCCCGCGCCCTTGCCGTTCTCCTCGGTCGTGCTTCAGCTTCAGAAGCCTGCCAAACCTGCAAGATCCAGCCAACACAGTGATTACCTGCTGTTTTTATACATAGACTAGCAAAAAGGACAAACACCTCCTTACCTGGAATTCTGGCTACACTTGAGACCCAGCTTCTCCCAGGCCTCCTCTGCAGACAGACTTGCGGTCTCCTCCGCGTCCAGCTCGTGACTGCAGGTGTGACAGACCAACACGGAGAATCTCCCAGCCGTCACAGGGCCAGGCCCAGTCAAGGAACAACGTTGACATGGTGTATAAGGCTCCTACCTGCGTTTCAACTTTGCCTGTCGTATCTCCGGAGGTTTGTCATCTCCATCATCGTCGTCACCTGCCGACTCTCTCTCTGTAGGCTGCCGGCTCCTCTCCGAGTTACTTGCTCTTTGCTGGGAATCTGCAGGAGCAGCATCCGTTCATTCATTACCGATGAGAGAGTCATTCTCACAGCTCCTTATTGCCGCTGCAGGGGGTGAACCTTCCGAGCGAAGCAGTTAACAAGTTTCGGTGACAAGTAACTGAAAATTGTTGAGCTCCCTCCCAGAGGGCAACTCTCAACGTACAACAAGGGTCGGTAGGTATGCAGTTAACCACACTCAACCTCGAACTCTGGATGGACACGTAATGAAAGATacgtacatttttcatttacctgacactgttctccaaggtatttacaattatttacctatttgttcagatgggtaatttttactagagtaattttaggctaagtaccttgctcaaaggtactacagtcagaggggAGAATCAAACTTgtgccctttgggtccaaaggcagcagcactaacaacTACGCTACGAGCTGTCCCCTATCTGTACATTCATCCCTGTGCAGACCGGCCCTTCATGTATCAACACTATGCATGCTCCACCTTAATTTATCTGTAAGTGTAAAGTCCATTTTACCACTAacttacaatcaataaaaaggTCAATAAAACAGATGTTCCGCAGTTTCGTTTCAACCAACTCACCGGTCAGGTTTTCCAAAAatctcatttacatgtattcatttagcagacgcttttctccaaagcgacgaacatctcagcgaaaattcaattagtgcattacattaagagaaaaagacatggctgcggacatgtgattcttaggtaaaccttgtttgtttctttccacttggtgcaccgaggttcatcacacaagtacgTGCACATAACTGAGgacagactaatcctgatcacctttctacaattttttttgtaaggtacacaaacatttacatacaatacaggagtagcggtgtgtaaaggtttatctggggacgatcatgaagttacggtacatgaacatttacaccttacatgagcttgagagatcttgggtgaagtgagtctggaaaaggtgtgttttcagacccttcttgaatgtagacagagtttcagcagttctgagtgacagggggaggtcattccaccacaacggagccagaagtgagaacctccatgctttaccttttgtgcgcgggaccaccaagtgagcagaagtagatgagcaaaacggtctggtttgggtgtagcggttgatcaagtcttgtaaatagctaagagcagttctattgatgcatttgtacgcaataaccagggtcttatcGTTATATTATTAACTCAGGCTCTAATGTATAgctacattaaataaaaaatactcagcaagaatatttaaatatttctattacTTTTgtgcaacattaaaattaaaactaatgtaacaaacagaaaataagaaTACTATCTGCATAACCTCCTATACAGAGCTGGTTGACCGATTCATCCCGTAAACACGAGCCATGTCCACCGTGTTACCGATCACCACAcgcgagctgtaaacactgtggaagggagttggATTAAGGTGCTCTCACATTCCTATCCTTATTGGGTGCTTGTAACTGCCATCTACCAGGGttaaatttaaactgaattaaatagacaagtgaagaaaatgtatttaaaaataaactggaaaaattcagTATAATTAAAAACTAGTAACATGGATGTTCACAACATGGGAAAGAGGCGcagtgataaaaaataaatgtttctccaATATCTTACTGGCAGCTCAAATCGATACCTCTgctgaaccacttgtcttaGCATCTCTGATATACAGTTAACACAGGTTCTACGGCTTTGACCTGTGCTGTCTTTGTGCTCCTCTAACTGCCTTTGTTTACCATACTGACGGGTGTCAACATGAGCAGAGTGAGCAAAGGTGTGTGTCGTGAACCCGGACGCAGTGAGAGCTTCCTGGAAAAGCTCCTGCGGCAATTAAAGAACAAACAGCCCACTGTGGCATGCCACTCACCGGCAGGGCACGTGTGATTGCCGCTCGAGGCTGGTTGCCTCCGTGTGCCTCCATCACAAGGTTCGTTGCCGTAGAAACAGGGATCTCCCCCAAAGCCATCGTGGTTATGACCTGCTCCCCGCGACTCGCTTTCCTGCTGTGTCCCCAGGGTCTCCGAGCACTTTGATCGGAGGCTGAGTTGTCCAATGAGATCTGCAGCCTCGCCATCCACTGACCTTCCGCTCTCTAGCTCTGAGGTGTCCGGGGTTTTAGACTCACAACTCATGTCTTGACCTTCCTGCTGGGCCTCCACGCTGGCATCGTCCACCGTCCATCCCTGAGACGCCCAATATCTGAACTGCTCCCAGTAGTAGTGGTAGGTCTCTCTGTAGTGCAGCTCCCACCGACTGCTGCGATGTGGGCAGTCCCAtggtgccacctgctggctgatGGAATCTTCTGGATGCTTCTCCAACCAGCCGTGCCATAGAAGTTCCTCGCCTTGGCGAGACCAGTATCTCTCCCAGCTTGCATTAGTCTCCGGGCTCTCCTCACCTCCTACGTCCTGAAGACTACAGGTTCCTCGCTCACAAACCCCCACAGAGATTTGGTTCTGCTCAGTCCCACCACCCTCAGACAGGTTCTTCTGTTCAACCCCACCCCCTTCACATAGCTCATTCCATTCAGTCCCAAACACATCAAAAGCACAGTTCTCAATTTCCTCCTCACTCTCGGGTCTTGTCGCCTGGGAACAAGCATTCTTCGGCTTCGCCCGTTTGACATGGCTGTCAGTTTTCACCTGTGTGAAAGATCCAGCAGTATGAGGAGGACAAGAAGAGACTGAGAAACACCCAGGTAGTTACACAGAACAGCGAGAGGTCTGGTAAACCAACGCAAACTCTGACTGACCACCAGCCTCCGTGAAGATGAGCTCCCAAACTCCACAGGCAGCCCCAGGCTGGCCATGAGGGCCGTCTCCTCGTCCCAGTCCTCTCGGGTGCTGACCGCAGTCTCCTCGTCCCAGTCCTCTTGTACGTCGACCACGGTCTCCTCCAGTTCCAGCCCTGCaggcacagcagcagctgaatggggggttgggggtcatGGCAAGCAGGTATATTTACACCAGCATAACCTCACGAGAGTAATTTCAGAGCCATGCGAAACTGCAGTTTGGAATATTATGAAATACTGCACCCCCTTTCCGAAGAAAACAAACGCTCTAATACAccttaatattttttccccccaatatGCTGGTTTGATACCTTGAAATGCGATTATTGTGCACCGTACCTTTAAACAACACACAATCTGTACTTCATATTTTATCCTTAAAAAGCAACGTGTCATTTTGATGAAGATTTTTAGTGCTTTGATTTCTGAATGTATAATTGCACGGTTTGATGATATGATTATGTAAATACCAGTGTACGGGTACAagtgagctgtgtgtgtctgatttgTGATGCTGATGGGTGTTTTAAATTGAAGAAGTATGGAGGAGGGTGAGGTGGATGGGTGAGGGTGAAGACGAAGGGAGATGAACGAGAAGGGGATGATCATCATCAGCCTGGTACGCGGCTGAAGGGACGAGACCAAGTCCCgatgagacttttttttccatgatgaTCCTACTGACTGTGTGACCCACCGTCTCTTCTTCCGCAGACAGACCTCCAGCCTCCGGACCGGTACAGGTCCCTGTCTCTGAGGAAGAGGAACGAGAAAGTGAACCGCTGGAGgatcacatcatcatcatcattcaatTGACAGAACTTTCTACTGTTTTTggagacaagaagaagaagagaaccCTGCTGCTGCACTCACTGAACGAAGGCTCTGGAGAGAACACAGCGGACGCAGTGAGCCGGGTCTCCGTCCGACTCCGAGTCCGAGACGCCGTCGTAGAGAAGCAGGAGCGCGTCCATCGTGGAGAGCCCGGACCTGCCGCTACGCATGGAGACACAGCGCGGAGgatcaaaaaaagagaaacggACTTAACAACGGAACCCCGTCCGGTCACCACGTGCAGCCCTGCGTGTCACTCGTGAGCAGCGTAAACATTTCCCCCGCTTCACGGTCTCATCCCCACTTCCTGTCACACTAACGCGCATGCGTCGCCATGACGCAAACCACATGGGACAAACACAAACCTCGCCGACGATTGGCTCGCCATACGTTACGTCTTGACACGTGACCAGGAAGCAAACGGCCGGCAAAACCCGGAAGATAAATAAGTTCTTGTATTCGCAGCGACGCCCGCGACTTCTGCGCGTCTGTCTCGTTGTTGTAGTGCGCTTTGTCTTATATACTATCATGCGTGGATTCTCCAGGACCTGCAAGTTCACTGTAATAACTGAAAGCTGTCGGTAACAGTCTGAGGTTCACACTGACTGTGCTGTTTCTCAGAAACATTAGCCTAGGCTAGTAGcgctgtgtgtgactgagtcTCGTCAGCTGCGCCGGTGCTGGCCAGGCAGAGAGTATGGAATAAAAAACAAGAGAGTGCGTCGTGGTGGAAGTAAACTAACTTGGTTATTGACAGCAATAACCTGTAGTAGAACGTTTAGCATTAAATTTCCTGTCGAGTCGGTTGCTCGTGCAGAGATCATGGGTTCGTCCCCAagcactgtgactgtgtgtgtggtcaatGAATTATGATGCCGGACTGGTTCGTCACACTAACTTCGCCGGTAATTTTACAAGCCTTTTGTATTTTCGGTGATTACACACATGATTCTGTAAGAGAACAAATTCGGTTAAATCTAGCTGTGTTGAGAGTGTGTGGTTCCAAAGGGGTAATGCCAGGGGGGGGGTGGTGTTCACCCAATATTTCAGCAGGTGTAATACGCCTACGGCGCCCCGCATTATTTCTAGTTCATTGAGAATTGTTACTAAATGTACTGTGATCCCCCATACCTGTGCAGTTCAAAGGTGAACAGCTCGCGCTTTGTTTGTACACCTCACGGTTATTGACCTCTAAGCCTTAGGACAGAACTTACTAGGGCATGGTTAAACATTGAAACGATGTGCGTGAACTGAAGGAGGGGAACACGCTGCATGGGGGAGGCTCTGCTGCCGCTTGACATGCCGTGGTGTCCGTGCCCACAGGAGCTGCTCAAGGCCGACCTCCATCGTCCAACCTGACGGCATGGCGGAAGGGGATGACTACCTCTCCGGTGTCCTCCACCTGCTGGGCCAGTGGATCGGACGAGACTCCTTGGATGATTACCTCAGCTACTTAGATTACCTGCTGTGGGTTTTCACCCCTTTGGCCATTGTCTTTATTCTGCCCCTCTTCATCCTGCTCTTCCTCTATCTTTCCATCTTGTTCCTCCATGTGTACAAGCGCAAGAACGAGCTCAGGGAGGCGTATTCCAATAACGTGTGGGATGGCGCACGGAAAACGCTGGCCACCCTGTGGGATGGACATGGTACTATATGGCACGGTAATGGCTGGGGCCCTCTAACTCTGTTTGTTATGTATTCTAAAAATAACCTTACACGGTTTCGTCTGAGCATATATTGGTACTTGCATGAACAGACCCTTATTACGTCGATAGTTGaatcatttttttatgtaagCTAACTCTAATTTACTGCTTTACACCCAAAGGATCTGTTTTGTTAAGTGTTGCTTTgaattttatacataaaaagCCTCAGTCTGAGCTTCTGTCAATGGTGTTaatacttttactttttatggCAAGTGCAGAGAGACATTGATCATGTTTGTGAAAGGAACCTGTCTGATTTTGTATGATTCCTACAGCGCAGAGTGAGATTGATAGATTATCTTGTAATAGTATTGTGGTTATAAAATGTGCTTTGTACAAGGGGACAGCTAGTAggtagagctattgcctttggacccaaaggtcggaggtttgatacccacctctggctgtagtacccctgagcgaggtacctaccctaaaaaattgctcaagtaacattacctagctgtataaatgggtaaataattgtggctAGGGGGTGTggaggcacagcaggtttggccagggcctgctgtgtggcgggtctggggtttgagccttgcttggggtgccttgcggcagactgacGTGctgtccggggtgcgtcccctcgcgccctgtgttgctgggttaagctccagctcactgcaaccccactcgggacaagcggttgtagatactttgtgtgtgtgtaattgtaggtagactaacatcataagatgctttggagaaaactgccagctaaattaatgagtGTAAATGTATGCTGTAACCTGAACATTAAATTATCAGATAATATTTTGTATCCGAGTGCTTCCAGGAGTTTTTAACCTGAAAAATAAGTATGTCTTGTGGAGAAGCTTGTCCATGGACAACTACTGggagattttttattttttttttttcccccccgatAAAATTCATAATAGGTCAAGCTTTGACTCTaaatagcattttaaaaaatttcgtCCTGATTCTTCTCTCAACAGGTTATGAAATCCATGGCTTAGAGAAAATTCCAGAGAAAGGACCGGCATTGATAGTTTATTATCATGGAGCTATCCCCATTGACTATTATTACTTCTTAGCTAATGTAATTATTCACAAAGGAAGGACATGCCATTCTGTTGCTGACCACTTCCTGTTTAAAATTCCAGGTGAGggaaatgttgttttcatgtaaacattaaaattatggTGGTGTATGTAAATGGATTGAATGGGAGCACAATGTGCGTATTTGTTATTTTGACCCTTTGGTCCTCCTGCCCCTAGGGTTCAAGCTGTTACTGGAAGTTTTCAGTGTGATGCATGGGCCACAAGGCGAGTGTGTTCGTGCACTGCGGGAGGGCCATCTCCTGGGCCTTTCTCCAGGTGGACTGCGGGAGGCGCTCTTTAGTGATGAAACTTACCCGCTGCTCTGGGGAAAGCGTCGTGGCTTTGCTCAGGTGGCCATTGACGCTGAGGCGGTGAGTGGGTGTCATATCGCTAATTATTCCCAGTACAACAAGTATCATGTAATAATAtactttcagtttatttttatgtcgTAATCTTCCCAAAACATTGGAAGAAAGAGTAAAGGAAACAGCACAGAGAGATTGTTATAACTGGTATGTAGATCCTAGTATGAGAGAAGccagaaggaaaaggaggagagcAAACAAAACTCCTGTGGTCCCCTCATATCTGTATGGTTAAAGGGATTAAAccggagaaagaaaaacagtctCAGGAGTCCAAGGTCAGATGGTTAACACCCTGTCTGGGCATGACAGcattataaagttttttttgaaaagttgcttgcttttttaaaccttttctaGAACGGTCAGGTGCCTGTGCAGATGCTTGCTGCCTGGTCATCAAATGATCTTCAGTGGGTCAGGCAGTAAAAATAGTGAGGGTTTGCAGGCCCCGATGCATATGGTAGGTCTCCGCACGCAGAATGTAAGTGCCCACTGAATTTTAGTGAGTGACCTTGGATTCACTGGGTTTTAAGTGATGTGatgatattattattgctatgaTATTGCACAAGTTTTTCCATCAATAATATATTACCGAAACAATACACTAATTTCTTCTCATTCAGCTGTTTGTTGATACATGTGTGGCATTTGTTTATTAGAACCTggaattaagatttttttttttaacttttttctttttttcttttttttttatatttcagccCATTATTCCAatgtttacacaaaacatcagaGAGAGCTTCCGATACCTAGGAACTTGGAGTATGTTGACCAAGTGATTGGGTTTGAAATGGAGCatattttgtattaatatgTTGCATTCACCCATTTCGTGTTTCAGGACAGACAGGATCTTTGCttatgtgtgcgtgtttgtgtctAGAGCTGTCCCGATGGGTGTACGAGCGATTTCGCCTGCCGTTAGTGCTTCTCTACGGAGGTTTTCCTGTGAAGTTCCGAACTTACCTGGGAGATCCAATTCCGTATGATCCCAACCTGTCGGCAGCTGAATTGGC of the Scleropages formosus chromosome 7, fSclFor1.1, whole genome shotgun sequence genome contains:
- the LOC108937785 gene encoding transmembrane protein 68-like, encoding MAEGDDYLSGVLHLLGQWIGRDSLDDYLSYLDYLLWVFTPLAIVFILPLFILLFLYLSILFLHVYKRKNELREAYSNNVWDGARKTLATLWDGHGTIWHGYEIHGLEKIPEKGPALIVYYHGAIPIDYYYFLANVIIHKGRTCHSVADHFLFKIPGFKLLLEVFSVMHGPQGECVRALREGHLLGLSPGGLREALFSDETYPLLWGKRRGFAQVAIDAEAPIIPMFTQNIRESFRYLGTWKLSRWVYERFRLPLVLLYGGFPVKFRTYLGDPIPYDPNLSAAELAEKVQQAVRSLIDQHQPIPGNILRALLERFYRRPKKE